In Lycium ferocissimum isolate CSIRO_LF1 chromosome 7, AGI_CSIRO_Lferr_CH_V1, whole genome shotgun sequence, the sequence AATATTACCTTtgtatttcttaaaaatatccACGGAAAATCCTAAAGGCATAAATCCCCAACAACAGATATAAGCTTCTTGTCCCTCTATAATTGGGGGAGGGGAGGCAATCTTTACAGCCTGAAATGCCCTCTTGCACTTTTGACACCTCAAAGTACAATCCACATACTCTAAAGGATACTCATACATCAGATAACAATAAGGACATGCAGTCCAGAAACTAGGAACAGCATGACTCGGCTCATCTGCACCCCTCTTTTTTCCCCTGATACTGTTCACATTGTTGTTACTAATACTAGCAGAATGATTTTGATTGTTCCCAAGCAAACCCTCATTGTTCACATTGTTGTGACTAGTAGTAACAGAGTGATTTTGACTATTCCCAAACAAACCCTCATTGGTCACATTGTTACCAGTACTAGCAGAGTGATTTTGATTGTTCCCAAACAACTCATTGTTCACATTTCTAGTGGTGCTAGCAGGATGATTTTGATTGTTCCCAAACAAACCCTCACTGTTCACATTGTTGCTACTAGTATTAGCAGAACGATTCTGATTGTTCCCAAACAAACCCTCATTGTTCACATTTTTACTAGCACTAACAGGCTGATTTTGAGTGTTGTTCCCAAACAAACCCTCATTGTTCGCATTTTTACTAGCACTAGCAGGGTAATTTTGATTGTTTCCAAACAAACCCTCATTGCTCACATTTCTACCAGTACTAGCAGACTGATTTTGATTGTTCCCAAACAAACTCTCAGTGCTCACAATTTTACTAGCACTAGCAGACTGATTTTGGTTCCCAAACAAACCCTCATTGCTCACATTTCTACCGGTACTAGCAGACTGATTTTGATTGTTCCCAAACAAACCCTCATTGCTCACATTTCTACCGGTACTAGCAGACTGATTTTGATTGTTCCCAAACAAACCCTCATTGCTCACATTTCTACCGGTACTAGCAGACTGATTCTGATTGTTACCAAACAAACCCTCATTACTCACATTTTTACTAGCACTAACAGACTGATTTTGAGTGTTCCCAAACAAACCCTCACTGTTCACAATTTTACTAGCACTAGAAGAGTAATTCTGATTGTTCCCAAAGTTCACATTTTTACCACTATTAACAGAGTGATCTTGATTGTTCCCAAACAACCCCTCATTGTTGTTCACACCTTTACTAGCACTAACAGTGTAATTTTGACTATTCCCAAACAACCCCTCATTCCTTTGTGCTGCCTGCTTATTACCTTGCTGCTCTACAGAAGCTACTTGTCGTTGATCTCTTCTCGACTCTACAAAAGCTACCTGTTGACCTCTTGTTGACTCTGCAAAAgctacttgttgttgttgttgttgttgccctCTAGTGGTACTTGACCCGAAAGTAAACGGGTTTTGTTGTTCCCTGTTTGGACTTAACATAGTAGAACTAACTGGCTGTGTTTGGTTTCTTCCAAGAAATGAAGTAATTGGCTGTTGGGGTTGTGGTTCTTGAAGAAAAGTTACTGTTTGCCTCTCTCTTGAACTTGAACTTGGTACAGAACTCacttgtggttgttgttgttgttgactctGAAAAATCATAGAACTTTGTTGCATGAAACCAATAGGGTTACTGTTACTACTTGGAgaagatacaacaacaacaggGTTAAGGTTAAGAAAAAACCCAATTTCTTTATCATAAACACTTCTCCTAAAAGCATTTGAAAGTACAGACCAAGCATCAACAacaagatgaaaagcatgttcaGAGAAAGGGAAATTATTCTTCTGAGGGTTTAACAACAAAGCTAAACGCCTGTACTGATTAGCAATAAGCTCAGAATCATGGGTTTGGTTTAAAGGGATTTGAAGGATAGAGTAGTAATCAAGATGTTGATTATTGATCCGTTTATCACCAGCAATTAGGGTATCAACAATAGCAATAATTTGTTCAGCTGGTAAAAGGGTCGGGTCAGATTCACGGGCACGGGTCGCAAATGACTTTGACCCCACTAGGTCACGGTTAGTTAATAGTTTTTCAGCTATTGATAACCACCGTATAGCTTCTGCACGTGAAGTGTTTCCGGTGTTGCTCATAAAAAATGGATGCTCCATTTTGAGAGTTGTTTTTTTGGGAAGAAAGAAgattgaagtgaagaagaaagagagagagaaaggaagTGGACTAGCTGTAGTATAGTACTACTACTACATTAACTAGGATGAAGAAAGGACATAGAGTTGGATGTATAATTGACATAAAGGGCACGTGTTTGAAGACTTTTAAGGGGGTAAAAATGGGCAATTGGGAGAGAGATTTATGTGGTAAAACGTGGATTTGGTTGGTGTGTAACTATATCCCTTGTGATTCTTTTTCAGTAAGATTTTTAGGGGCAATTGGGAGAGAGATTTATGTGGTAAAACGtggatttggttgttgtgtagCTATAtcccttgtgatttttttttttttcagtaggATTTTTAGGGGCAATTGGGGGAGAGATTTATGTGGTAAAACGTGGATTTGGTTgttgcttgtgattttttttcagTAAGATTTTTAGGGATATCTGTTGTGATTCATGGAAGTAAAAAGATTTATTGTAGTAACTACTTACCACTTTTCTGTGCAAACTTCGCACTTGGCAATCATGCACTAGATACTTTTACTGTTAAGCAAAGTGAGTTGAGTTATCAGTCTTGGACATAATTACACCACAGtttaacttcaagaaaaaatttatacggtctaattactttaaaaaataactatgTAAATATAGGAACGGAGCTAGAATTTTAATTGTGGATTTGAAAAAATCTAGTAGTTTTGgacaaatatatatttgtattaaaaattcTAGTTAATATGTATAATTCAACCCAAATAAGTTGTCTTTTTTAGAATCCAAAATCTATAAACTTAAAATTCGGGATTTGCTACTTTAAACTGTCTTTTCTAGAttaccgaattcataaactcaaaattcaaGATTCGCCTCTCAGAAAAGACAGGAGTCATATGTAAAATGACATGAAGGGCACGTGTTCGTGGACTTATTAAGGATGAAAATAGAGGGAGATAAGGGGGTTAAAAAAGGTAAATTGGGAGAGATTACTATGGTAAAGTAAAACGTGGATTGTTATTAGCTATCCGTTGTGATTCTTTTCAATAGGATTTCGGGGATTATCTGTTACTAGTATGATTCGTGGAAGTAAAAATTATACTTACCAATTTTATGTGCTAAATTTGCACTTGGCATTCATGCACTAGAATAAGCAAAGTGAGTTAAATTAAGTTATCAGTCTTGGACAttgagggtgtttggattggcttattttacgTGCTTTGTGGTGtttgaaaaagataaaaggtgtttttaagcacttatttttaGGCCAaaaattgtacaaatataagcCAAAAACTAAAAGTTAGGTATTCCCAACTTATAACTTTTAGCTTTTAAATTATAAGCTACTTTTGAAAAGCTAATCCAAACACCCTCATTATTGGACCCACAATTTAACTTCAATACCTTtgttaaataattaaataataaaagaaaattcgtATACCGTCTAATCACTTGAAATGAAAAGTAACTATATAAGTATTGTCTACAACAGGGGtaggcgttcggttcttcgattcggttttatcaaatttcggttcggctattttggtttcagttttttgaaggtggacaccaaactccgaaccaaactagttctgTTCGGTTGcttctttcggtttcgattttttgaagttcggttcgattcggtttcggttttttcaattcgatttttttgatatgatattaaaagcgattccatttatactaattcttttcaaaagcaataaaacataaagctGATagattgaaatcaaaatcaaacaaacaggataaacaagaacagaaaaccataaccatgatataggattactaggtgttatatattTACAGTAAGAATAactaagaaaacacataaaggacatatatTAATCCTAAAAACACATCCTAGTCACCTTCCTTTGTtaaggaaatttgattttctcaactgaagtggaaaattagggatacaaaagcaaaagagggtttgttacaattaggttttttttgggcttaaacttaatgggcctggactattttaatttttttgggtaatgtattaaatttcggtgtgCGTTCGGTTCTTCAGTTCGGCTAtttcgattttgattttttgaaggtagacaccgaacaccgaaccaaactagttcggttcggttcggttctttcggtttcgattttttgaagttcggttcggtccgattttttaattttcggtatttatgcccagccctggTCTACACTCTATAGGGCCGAAGCTAGAATTTTAGTtacgaatttggaaaaatatagtAGCTTTAGCCAAAACTAtagagccgtttggacatgatttgaaattataagatgaaaccatgagatgaaattggacatgtaatttggatttcttaagttatatttttttatagacataaaaatctcacaagttgtgaaaactatcaaaaaatttccaatttttatacaatcttaccaaatgaacaAGTAATAGTTCATAACAAATGAATACACTACTAGAAGATCTTTCTAaaaaactacaacatcaattgatcaaactttagttcaataaaaaagaaaatttaacatgaatagtaaggtaaatggttggtgagaataattattaaaatatctaccaactgaTGGTCTTTTTTAACAAAagataaacttatgggtcaagtttcatatttaaaaattttaaaatcctaaatcatgccttttttgatgatttggaaaccatgagatgaaatcgcatgtccaaatgctgatttcatctcatcgcatgtccaaacgcctattatgtatttgtgtttaaaaatttatccaaaagttgtcttttttaaaattcagaATCCATAAACTTAAAATTCAGAATTTGCCACTATAAGTTGCCTTTTCTAGAATCTAGAATTCATGAACTCAAAGTTTAAGATCTACCCCTataaaaatctatatataatataaagataGACATGGAAATGAAaagatgtggcacctctctatggcctccatttctatttatcttttttctcattttttggctttttcttCGTATTTCCTATTTATCTTACAATTAGTATGAATTT encodes:
- the LOC132063161 gene encoding uncharacterized protein LOC132063161, translated to MEHPFFMSNTGNTSRAEAIRWLSIAEKLLTNRDLVGSKSFATRARESDPTLLPAEQIIAIVDTLIAGDKRINNQHLDYYSILQIPLNQTHDSELIANQYRRLALLLNPQKNNFPFSEHAFHLVVDAWSVLSNAFRRSVYDKEIGFFLNLNPVVVVSSPSSNSNPIGFMQQSSMIFQSQQQQQPQVSSVPSSSSRERQTVTFLQEPQPQQPITSFLGRNQTQPVSSTMLSPNREQQNPFTFGSSTTRGQQQQQQQVAFAESTRGQQVAFVESRRDQRQVASVEQQGNKQAAQRNEGLFGNSQNYTVSASKGVNNNEGLFGNNQDHSVNSGKNVNFGNNQNYSSSASKIVNSEGLFGNTQNQSVSASKNVSNEGLFGNNQNQSASTGRNVSNEGLFGNNQNQSASTGRNVSNEGLFGNNQNQSASTGRNVSNEGLFGNQNQSASASKIVSTESLFGNNQNQSASTGRNVSNEGLFGNNQNYPASASKNANNEGLFGNNTQNQPVSASKNVNNEGLFGNNQNRSANTSSNNVNSEGLFGNNQNHPASTTRNVNNELFGNNQNHSASTGNNVTNEGLFGNSQNHSVTTSHNNVNNEGLLGNNQNHSASISNNNVNSIRGKKRGADEPSHAVPSFWTACPYCYLMYEYPLEYVDCTLRCQKCKRAFQAVKIASPPPIIEGQEAYICCWGFMPLGFSVDIFKKYKGNISSWTPFAPINKHGGARKPSAPRVYIDDYEEDVFLGLSESSEESDDDWKGDKKTKKAKIGKRKSKRLRESKRLRRKKAKIQQSDKGKNVVGNAGDDVQDVSATQGDVEIPNVATAQSSKRGIASNTRRQAGRVAKDVGKLDLNVEFSNEVEEPPAPGMGQGNGAGTGEDGNIEGIEFFEGLDEFLSSLPILNAVGDDKVKAA